From Pseudobacteroides sp., a single genomic window includes:
- a CDS encoding sensor domain-containing protein gives MEFTDRFCQMVIENMSNAFAYHRVILDDCDRPVDYEYIDVNLAFEKFTGLSREMVIGKTIRQIVPQIDKDTANWIDFFGRVAMDGKAQVKEHYSEAFNRWYSVNAYSPAKGYFIAIFSDITTLKMNEEIYKLISDATTDGIWYYDIIGNKKAFSGKWYEITGYETDEIGNLNLWNGIIHPDDLDRTYEAYMNHINNRIDKFQCECRIKTKDGIYKWVRAIGKALFDEAGKMYMVAGAISDISELKEQQAYIEYMAFHDSLTGLPNRALFMDRLSIAAGLAERNQRNVAVVLLDVDNFKEINDSMGHDVGDLLLKIIAKRLAQSVRNYETLARLGGDEFAILLQNISEQEEAFEFCERLREAVVQPFELYIHTVNISISIGIAMYPNDGKNIMEVLRNADTAMYKAKALGKNNTQFFSLDMKETMIRKHLIERKLRTALREQKFTLNYQPQVDLATGKIRAIEALIRWFDKDLGIIEPSEFIPIAEETGLIVSIGEWVLENACRQGVMLNMNYHPDMFICVNVSSVQFKQNDFSEMVKKILDETGFDPSHLELEITESILIDSFEKICFILEGLRDMGVRVSMDDFGTGYSSLNYLKNLPLNTLKIDKSFIKDVDNDTIEKEITGSIVSLVHKLNIEVVAEGVETKSQLDYLKGCKCDNVQGYLFGRPVPAERIPEAIVNASNVFGHTDGDNGYSNN, from the coding sequence ATGGAGTTTACGGATAGGTTCTGCCAGATGGTAATAGAAAATATGAGTAATGCCTTTGCATATCACAGAGTTATTTTGGACGATTGCGACAGGCCGGTTGATTACGAATATATTGATGTAAACCTTGCCTTTGAAAAATTTACAGGTCTCTCAAGGGAGATGGTTATAGGAAAAACAATCAGGCAAATTGTTCCTCAAATTGATAAAGACACTGCCAATTGGATAGATTTTTTCGGTAGGGTTGCCATGGACGGAAAGGCCCAGGTTAAAGAGCATTATTCAGAAGCTTTCAACAGGTGGTATTCTGTAAATGCCTATTCTCCTGCTAAAGGTTACTTTATTGCAATTTTTAGTGATATAACGACGTTAAAAATGAATGAAGAAATATACAAGCTAATATCTGATGCAACGACAGATGGCATATGGTATTATGATATAATCGGCAATAAAAAGGCTTTTTCAGGTAAATGGTACGAAATAACAGGTTATGAAACAGACGAGATAGGGAATCTGAATTTATGGAATGGTATCATACACCCGGATGATCTGGACAGGACCTATGAAGCATACATGAATCATATTAACAACAGGATTGATAAATTTCAGTGTGAATGCAGGATAAAGACAAAGGATGGCATTTATAAGTGGGTAAGGGCAATCGGTAAGGCATTGTTTGATGAAGCCGGTAAAATGTATATGGTAGCCGGTGCTATTTCCGATATCAGTGAGTTAAAGGAACAGCAGGCATATATTGAATATATGGCATTTCACGATTCTTTGACAGGTCTTCCCAACAGGGCACTATTTATGGACAGGCTTTCAATAGCTGCAGGCCTTGCAGAAAGAAATCAAAGGAATGTTGCAGTTGTTTTACTGGATGTAGACAATTTTAAGGAAATTAACGACAGTATGGGCCATGATGTAGGGGATTTGCTTCTTAAAATAATAGCAAAGCGTCTTGCACAGAGTGTCAGGAACTATGAAACATTAGCAAGACTTGGAGGAGACGAGTTTGCCATACTGCTGCAGAACATAAGTGAGCAGGAGGAGGCTTTTGAATTTTGTGAACGCCTCAGGGAAGCCGTGGTTCAGCCTTTTGAGTTGTATATTCACACCGTAAATATAAGCATAAGCATTGGGATTGCCATGTATCCTAATGACGGAAAGAATATAATGGAAGTCTTAAGGAATGCTGATACGGCTATGTACAAAGCCAAAGCCCTGGGGAAAAACAATACACAGTTTTTTAGTCTTGACATGAAGGAAACGATGATAAGAAAGCATCTTATTGAGAGGAAGCTGAGAACAGCTCTGAGGGAACAGAAATTCACCCTCAATTATCAGCCTCAGGTAGATTTGGCTACCGGCAAAATCAGGGCAATTGAAGCACTTATTAGGTGGTTTGATAAGGACCTGGGTATTATTGAACCCTCAGAGTTTATACCAATAGCAGAAGAAACCGGCCTCATTGTATCGATCGGCGAATGGGTCCTTGAGAACGCATGCAGGCAAGGTGTGATGCTGAACATGAATTACCACCCTGATATGTTTATTTGTGTAAATGTATCATCTGTTCAGTTTAAACAAAATGACTTTTCAGAAATGGTAAAAAAGATCCTAGATGAGACTGGTTTTGACCCTTCTCATCTAGAATTGGAAATAACCGAAAGCATCCTTATTGATTCCTTTGAAAAGATATGCTTTATTTTGGAAGGGCTTAGGGATATGGGAGTGAGGGTGTCCATGGATGATTTCGGAACAGGTTATTCTTCTCTAAATTACCTCAAGAACCTGCCTCTAAATACTCTTAAAATAGATAAAAGTTTTATAAAGGATGTGGATAATGATACGATAGAAAAGGAAATAACGGGTTCAATTGTATCTTTGGTTCATAAGCTCAATATAGAGGTAGTGGCAGAGGGTGTAGAAACCAAAAGTCAGCTGGACTACCTCAAGGGCTGCAAGTGTGACAATGTTCAGGGCTATTTATTTGGAAGGCCTGTACCTGCAGAACGAATTCCTGAAGCAATAGTGAATGCGTCAAATGTTTTTGGACATACAGATGGGGATAATGGCTATAGTAATAATTAA
- a CDS encoding DUF2087 domain-containing protein — MNENERLFNSPLSDIKRGYADESDKYVCLICGESIEKGLVYSKGNIFYEAEKYMKLHIESSHGSVFEYLIDLDKSLNGLSPHQSKLLKLFYQGMGDEEVKNEMGIGSSSTIRNHRFVLREKERQAKIFLVLMELLKEGSSKTYNNVKRQTAPKAGSGRHIATQQEKDKIIEKYFPEGIDGPLKTFDMKEKSRIVVLEQLAARFDKENVYSEKEVNEILKGASEDFVTLRRYLIEYGFMDRKQDGSQYWIRKYDSGREVLDLDRRKELKNQFKELKTEAGVYQIRNTINNKILLVATPNLKTINGRQIELNTGGYRNKLLQEEWTKYGNEAFVFEVLEVLEQPEEGFFDMKDELKKLEKKWLEKLQPYGDKGYHKI, encoded by the coding sequence ATGAATGAAAATGAAAGGTTGTTTAATTCTCCGTTGTCCGACATCAAAAGAGGATATGCAGACGAGAGTGATAAATATGTGTGCCTGATTTGTGGTGAATCCATAGAGAAAGGACTTGTCTATTCAAAAGGAAATATATTTTATGAAGCTGAAAAATACATGAAGCTTCACATAGAAAGTTCACATGGAAGCGTGTTTGAATATTTAATAGATCTTGATAAGTCTTTAAACGGACTTTCACCTCACCAAAGCAAACTTTTAAAGCTTTTTTATCAAGGTATGGGAGATGAAGAAGTAAAGAATGAAATGGGCATCGGTAGCAGTTCAACTATAAGAAATCATAGGTTTGTGCTTAGAGAGAAGGAGCGTCAGGCTAAAATATTTCTTGTGCTGATGGAGCTTTTAAAGGAAGGTTCAAGTAAGACTTACAATAACGTAAAACGTCAGACTGCCCCTAAGGCTGGAAGTGGAAGACATATTGCAACACAACAAGAAAAGGATAAAATAATTGAAAAGTATTTCCCAGAAGGAATTGATGGCCCTCTAAAGACCTTTGACATGAAAGAAAAAAGCAGGATTGTTGTGTTGGAACAATTAGCAGCCAGGTTTGATAAAGAGAATGTGTACAGCGAAAAAGAGGTCAATGAAATTTTGAAAGGGGCATCTGAGGATTTTGTTACTTTAAGACGATACCTTATAGAATATGGATTTATGGACAGAAAGCAGGACGGCAGCCAGTATTGGATAAGGAAATATGATAGCGGCAGGGAGGTGTTGGATTTGGACCGCAGGAAGGAACTGAAAAATCAGTTTAAGGAACTGAAAACAGAAGCGGGAGTTTACCAGATAAGAAATACTATAAACAATAAGATATTATTAGTTGCCACTCCCAATCTTAAAACTATAAATGGCAGGCAGATAGAGCTTAATACAGGAGGATACAGGAACAAGCTCCTTCAGGAGGAATGGACAAAATACGGAAATGAGGCTTTTGTATTTGAGGTGCTTGAAGTATTGGAACAGCCGGAGGAAGGTTTTTTTGATATGAAGGATGAACTAAAAAAACTGGAGAAAAAATGGCTGGAAAAGCTTCAGCCATATGGAGATAAAGGATACCATAAAATTTAG
- a CDS encoding thiazole synthase: MSKDTLVIGGIELRSRLFIGSGKYSSNALIPKIVDKSGAQVVTVAVRRVDLESKDENMLNFIPKECVLMPNTSGARNAEEAVRIARLAKAMGCGNWIKIEVISDTKYLLPDNFETLKATEILAKEGFVVLPYMSPDLMMAKRMRDAGAAAVMPLGAPIGTNKGLKTKELVKIMIDEIDLPIVVDAGIGKPSEAAEAMELGAAAVLVNTAIASAGDAVSMSEAFSLAVRAGRMAYLAGTGAVKDFAEASSPLTGFLNG, encoded by the coding sequence ATGTCAAAGGATACTCTGGTAATTGGGGGAATAGAACTAAGAAGCAGATTATTTATCGGGTCTGGTAAATATTCATCAAATGCACTTATACCCAAAATTGTAGATAAGTCGGGAGCACAGGTTGTTACTGTTGCCGTAAGGCGTGTTGATTTGGAATCAAAGGATGAAAACATGCTGAATTTTATCCCGAAGGAATGTGTTCTGATGCCAAATACATCAGGGGCAAGGAATGCAGAGGAAGCTGTGAGAATTGCACGCCTTGCAAAGGCAATGGGTTGTGGAAACTGGATAAAGATTGAGGTAATATCCGATACTAAGTACTTGCTGCCTGATAATTTTGAAACCCTCAAAGCAACTGAAATTTTAGCTAAGGAAGGGTTTGTGGTTCTACCATATATGAGCCCTGATCTTATGATGGCAAAAAGGATGAGAGATGCGGGGGCTGCTGCAGTAATGCCTCTTGGGGCCCCTATAGGCACCAATAAAGGCCTTAAAACAAAAGAGCTGGTTAAAATTATGATAGATGAAATTGACCTTCCTATCGTAGTGGATGCCGGAATAGGCAAACCTTCCGAAGCAGCCGAGGCTATGGAGCTTGGTGCAGCTGCAGTGCTTGTAAACACTGCTATCGCTTCGGCTGGTGATGCCGTATCCATGTCGGAAGCCTTTTCGTTAGCTGTTAGGGCAGGAAGGATGGCTTATTTGGCAGGCACAGGAGCGGTTAAGGATTTTGCAGAAGCATCATCGCCCCTTACCGG
- the nrdG gene encoding anaerobic ribonucleoside-triphosphate reductase activating protein: MSVFIRIAGVVKESIVDGPGIRYVIFSQGCRHNCRGCHNPHTHSFDGGSLVDVDAIINEMRKNPLLDGITLSGGEPFEQAEGFAQLARKARDCGYSVMTYTGYSYEHILKYRHQRSGWDELFENSDVIVDGKYEENKRNLMLSYRGSENQRVIDVGQSIAMNKVVQIDI, from the coding sequence ATGAGTGTATTTATCAGAATAGCCGGAGTTGTAAAAGAGTCCATTGTTGACGGTCCGGGCATAAGGTATGTGATTTTTTCTCAGGGATGCAGACATAACTGCAGGGGGTGCCATAACCCCCACACCCATTCATTTGACGGAGGAAGTCTAGTAGATGTTGATGCCATAATAAATGAAATGAGAAAAAATCCGCTTTTAGATGGCATAACCTTAAGCGGAGGAGAGCCCTTTGAGCAGGCTGAAGGCTTTGCACAGCTTGCCAGAAAAGCCAGAGACTGTGGCTACAGTGTGATGACATATACAGGGTATTCCTACGAGCACATATTAAAGTACAGGCATCAGAGATCAGGATGGGATGAGCTTTTTGAGAATTCCGATGTTATTGTCGATGGCAAATACGAGGAGAACAAAAGAAACCTTATGCTTAGCTACAGGGGTTCGGAAAATCAACGTGTTATAGATGTAGGTCAATCTATTGCAATGAATAAGGTAGTTCAAATCGACATTTAA
- a CDS encoding anaerobic ribonucleoside triphosphate reductase, which produces MISKIKKRDGREVPFNIEKIANAIFKAATATGGKDYDSAMALAIRVAEYIENSQGKLTPTVEEIQDAVEIILMETGHVRTSKEFILYRAERTRIREMNTRLMKVYEELTFKEAKDNDMKRENANIDGDTAMGTMLKYGSEGAKQFYEMRVLKPEHAKAHKEGDIHIHDMDFLTLTTTCCQIDITSLFKGGFSTGHGHLREPNDIHSYSALACIAIQSNQNDQHGGQSIPTFDYGMAPGVGKTFIRLYKENLVKALNLLADITDADEKVKLIVDKIKENHGLNPTLGRGDLYGKYEEELLIELVKDTDIARKCQKFAVKMAESETDRRTYQAMEAFVHNLNTMHSRAGAQIPFSSINYGMDTSPEGRLVIKNLLLATEAGLGNGETPIFPIHIFKVKEGVNYNPEDPNYDLFKLACRVSAKRLFPNFSFLDAPFNLKYYKQGHPETEIAYMGCRTRVIGNVHDAEREVIYGRGNLSFTTVNLPRIALRSNKNVNIFFDELERKIKLVIDQLIERYNIQARKKVKNFPFLMGQGIWIDSDKLGWDDEIGEVLKHGTLTMGFIGLAECLKALIGKHHGESQEAQNLGLEIVGFMRRKMDEASAHYKMNFTLIATPAEGTAGRFVKYDRNFYGVIEGVTDRDYYTNSFHIPVYYEISAFDKIRIEAPYHELTNAGHITYVELDGNPSQNLAAFEKIVRAMKESGIGYGSINHPVDRDPVCGYTGIIGNECPSCGRQEGEMKFERIRRITGYLVGTLERFNDAKKAEERDRIRHYAGT; this is translated from the coding sequence ATGATAAGTAAAATCAAAAAGCGTGACGGAAGAGAAGTACCGTTTAATATTGAAAAAATAGCGAATGCTATTTTCAAGGCTGCTACAGCAACCGGAGGCAAGGACTATGATTCTGCAATGGCTTTGGCAATAAGGGTTGCAGAATATATTGAAAACTCGCAAGGAAAGCTTACTCCTACAGTTGAGGAGATACAGGATGCAGTTGAAATAATTCTAATGGAAACAGGCCATGTACGCACTTCAAAGGAATTCATATTATACAGGGCTGAACGGACAAGAATAAGAGAAATGAATACAAGGCTTATGAAGGTTTATGAAGAATTAACCTTTAAGGAAGCCAAGGACAACGACATGAAGCGTGAGAACGCAAACATTGATGGCGATACTGCAATGGGCACAATGCTTAAGTATGGCTCTGAAGGAGCAAAGCAGTTCTATGAGATGCGTGTTTTAAAGCCGGAGCATGCCAAGGCCCATAAAGAAGGAGATATACATATTCATGACATGGACTTCCTTACTCTTACAACAACATGCTGCCAGATTGATATAACCTCTCTTTTCAAAGGAGGTTTCAGTACGGGACATGGACATTTGAGGGAACCAAATGATATACATAGTTATTCAGCACTGGCTTGCATAGCTATACAATCAAATCAGAATGACCAGCATGGTGGACAGAGCATACCTACCTTTGATTACGGCATGGCACCGGGTGTTGGCAAAACGTTTATACGGCTGTACAAGGAGAATCTGGTTAAGGCGTTGAATCTATTGGCCGATATTACCGATGCGGATGAGAAGGTAAAGCTTATAGTTGATAAAATAAAGGAAAATCATGGGCTAAACCCTACATTAGGGCGTGGGGATCTTTATGGCAAGTATGAAGAGGAATTATTGATAGAGCTTGTTAAAGATACAGATATAGCCCGTAAGTGCCAGAAGTTTGCCGTTAAAATGGCGGAATCCGAAACAGACAGAAGAACATATCAGGCAATGGAAGCCTTTGTACATAATCTAAATACAATGCACAGCAGAGCTGGAGCACAGATTCCTTTTAGCTCCATAAACTACGGCATGGATACTTCGCCTGAAGGAAGGCTTGTAATAAAAAATCTTTTGCTTGCTACAGAGGCAGGCCTAGGGAATGGAGAAACCCCAATATTCCCTATACATATTTTCAAGGTTAAGGAAGGAGTTAACTATAACCCTGAAGACCCTAACTACGATTTGTTCAAGCTTGCATGCAGGGTAAGTGCAAAGAGGCTTTTTCCAAACTTTTCTTTCCTTGATGCACCATTTAACCTTAAATACTATAAGCAAGGTCATCCTGAAACTGAGATTGCTTATATGGGCTGCCGTACAAGGGTTATTGGAAATGTTCATGATGCTGAAAGAGAAGTCATTTATGGAAGAGGGAATCTCAGCTTTACAACTGTAAATCTCCCAAGAATAGCACTTAGAAGTAATAAAAATGTAAATATTTTCTTTGATGAGCTTGAAAGAAAAATAAAGCTTGTTATTGATCAACTTATTGAGCGTTATAATATTCAGGCAAGGAAAAAGGTCAAAAACTTTCCGTTCCTCATGGGGCAAGGCATATGGATAGACTCCGATAAGCTGGGCTGGGATGACGAGATTGGAGAGGTATTAAAGCACGGTACTTTGACAATGGGATTTATCGGACTTGCTGAATGTCTTAAGGCACTGATAGGCAAGCATCATGGTGAATCTCAGGAGGCACAGAACTTAGGTTTGGAAATTGTAGGCTTCATGAGAAGGAAGATGGATGAAGCAAGTGCACATTATAAAATGAATTTTACCCTTATTGCTACTCCTGCAGAGGGTACAGCAGGAAGGTTTGTTAAGTATGACAGGAATTTCTATGGAGTTATCGAAGGTGTAACAGATAGAGATTATTATACAAACAGCTTTCATATCCCGGTTTATTATGAGATAAGTGCTTTTGATAAAATAAGAATTGAGGCACCTTACCATGAGCTTACAAACGCTGGACATATTACGTATGTTGAGCTTGACGGAAATCCTTCACAAAACCTTGCTGCCTTTGAGAAGATTGTACGTGCTATGAAAGAGTCCGGTATTGGCTATGGCTCTATTAACCACCCTGTGGATAGAGATCCTGTCTGCGGATATACGGGAATTATAGGCAATGAATGCCCCTCATGCGGCCGTCAGGAGGGTGAGATGAAGTTTGAAAGAATCAGAAGGATAACCGGTTACCTCGTCGGAACACTAGAACGCTTCAATGATGCAAAAAAAGCGGAAGAAAGAGACAGAATAAGGCACTATGCAGGAACATAA